The following proteins come from a genomic window of Gordonia westfalica:
- a CDS encoding IS3 family transposase (programmed frameshift), with amino-acid sequence MPKKIDPEVRSRALRLLETHGGEYTSLTAAAEAIAKQVGVGGETVRRWAVQAQIDAGARSGTTTKESAEIKRLKAENKQLREDVAILKAATNFLRGGTRPPQPMIVAFIDQMRANGFAVESICRVLRGQGCQIAARTYRAWRSRTPAARTVSDAHVVDAVRTVVWRTGDDGRRKMTPEGLYGRVKMRAHLHRTTLPGVSYGAVDRAMKVLGHQGIRRSKGVRTTVRSADGVRAEDLLNRQFSAAEPNRVWVTDFTYCRTWAGWVYVVFIIDVFSRRIVAWHASTSKSVELVTVPLRMALWQRNREGHPVKAAELIHHSDAGSQYTSVTLTERLRLEDIAASIGSVGDAYDNALAESVNGLYKTECIRTTIFHSGPYRTISDVEFATAGWVDWYNNSRLHSSIGQIPPTEFETLHYAGLGPEDQPTLEAAQNLG; translated from the exons ATGCCTAAGAAAATCGACCCGGAGGTCCGTTCGAGGGCCTTGCGGTTGCTGGAGACCCACGGCGGCGAGTACACGTCGTTGACTGCCGCGGCCGAAGCGATCGCCAAGCAGGTCGGTGTCGGCGGGGAGACGGTACGTCGATGGGCCGTACAAGCCCAGATCGATGCCGGCGCCCGCTCCGGGACCACTACGAAGGAGTCCGCCGAGATCAAGCGCCTCAAGGCCGAGAACAAGCAGTTACGAGAAGACGTTGCCATTCTGAAAGCAGCGACAA ACTTTCTTCGCGGGGGAACTCGACCCCCGCAACCGATGATCGTGGCGTTCATAGATCAAATGCGCGCCAACGGGTTTGCGGTCGAGTCGATCTGCCGGGTCCTGCGTGGGCAGGGCTGCCAGATTGCCGCACGAACCTACCGGGCATGGCGATCACGCACGCCTGCCGCACGGACGGTCTCTGATGCCCACGTCGTCGATGCGGTGCGCACTGTCGTCTGGCGCACCGGTGACGACGGCCGGCGGAAGATGACTCCCGAGGGCCTCTACGGGCGGGTGAAGATGCGCGCCCATCTGCATCGCACAACTCTGCCTGGGGTGTCCTATGGCGCCGTTGATCGAGCGATGAAAGTGTTAGGCCACCAAGGAATTCGACGGTCGAAGGGAGTCCGAACGACCGTCAGATCCGCTGATGGTGTCCGCGCGGAGGATCTGTTGAACCGACAGTTCAGTGCTGCCGAACCGAACCGGGTTTGGGTGACCGATTTCACCTACTGCCGGACCTGGGCTGGGTGGGTGTATGTGGTGTTCATCATCGACGTGTTCTCCCGTCGAATCGTGGCATGGCATGCCTCGACATCGAAGTCGGTGGAGTTGGTGACAGTCCCGCTTCGGATGGCACTGTGGCAGCGCAATCGGGAAGGGCATCCGGTGAAAGCTGCTGAGCTTATTCATCATTCGGATGCCGGAAGTCAGTACACATCGGTTACACTGACTGAGCGTCTGCGACTCGAAGACATCGCAGCGTCGATCGGATCGGTCGGGGACGCCTACGACAACGCGCTGGCCGAGTCGGTGAACGGCTTGTACAAGACCGAGTGCATCCGGACCACGATCTTCCACTCCGGCCCGTACCGGACGATCTCCGACGTCGAGTTCGCGACCGCTGGTTGGGTCGACTGGTACAACAACAGCAGGTTGCACTCGAGTATTGGCCAGATTCCCCCGACCGAGTTCGAAACGCTCCACTACGCTGGCCTCGGCCCCGAGGACCAGCCCACATTGGAGGCGGCACAAAACCTAGGGTGA
- a CDS encoding uracil-xanthine permease family protein → MPAVSEPDAPSDAHPVDLRPPIPRLFAFGLQHVLIMYAGCVSVPLIFGAAVGLNASDIGVLISADLLISGAITVVQSIGLWKAVGVRLPVICGGTFTALTPMILIAHEYGMPAVYGSMLLGGVIGIPLAWAFAGLLRYFPPLVTGAVLTVVGLSLIGVAGGLIVGQDTQAADYASPGNIGLAVLVIAIAVTLLCLGRGIWRQLAVLLALMIGTAVALPLSLYNLDAVGDASWFGVPQPFHFGAPQFPLTAVVAMTIVMIVVFAESTASILALSEITGKDIGRGDLARGLTGDAISGIFGAVFNAFIDTVYTNNVGAVATTRVFSRYVTAVSGVILIALGLVPKLGAFVAGLPGPVIGGVGLIMFAVVAIVGINTLRHINLGDPINMTIASATVGVGLLPTFMPGMFAKFPDSTQIVLGSGITLAAITAFTLNLALNHTALGLTPAGP, encoded by the coding sequence ATGCCTGCTGTCTCTGAACCCGACGCTCCCTCGGATGCGCACCCCGTTGATCTCCGACCCCCGATCCCACGCTTGTTCGCGTTCGGTCTTCAACACGTGCTGATCATGTACGCCGGGTGCGTCAGTGTGCCGCTGATATTCGGTGCCGCGGTCGGACTAAACGCTTCTGACATCGGTGTTCTGATCTCGGCCGACTTGCTGATATCGGGGGCCATCACCGTTGTTCAGAGCATCGGGCTATGGAAGGCGGTCGGGGTGCGATTGCCGGTGATCTGCGGTGGCACCTTCACGGCGTTGACGCCCATGATTCTGATCGCCCATGAGTACGGTATGCCGGCGGTCTACGGGTCGATGCTGCTCGGCGGTGTCATCGGCATTCCTCTCGCCTGGGCCTTTGCTGGCCTGTTGCGCTATTTCCCGCCCCTGGTAACCGGGGCTGTCCTGACTGTCGTGGGGTTATCGCTGATCGGCGTCGCAGGGGGACTCATTGTCGGTCAAGACACCCAAGCCGCCGACTACGCTTCGCCCGGCAACATTGGTCTTGCAGTGTTGGTTATCGCCATCGCAGTGACGCTGTTGTGTCTCGGTCGCGGTATCTGGCGGCAGCTCGCGGTGCTGCTGGCGCTAATGATCGGCACTGCAGTCGCGCTGCCCCTGAGTCTCTACAACCTCGACGCCGTGGGAGATGCGTCCTGGTTCGGGGTTCCCCAGCCGTTCCACTTCGGTGCTCCACAATTCCCACTGACGGCGGTCGTTGCGATGACGATCGTGATGATCGTGGTGTTCGCTGAATCCACCGCTAGCATTCTGGCGCTGAGCGAGATTACGGGCAAAGACATCGGCCGTGGTGACCTCGCCCGCGGACTGACCGGCGACGCGATCTCGGGCATTTTCGGAGCCGTCTTTAACGCCTTCATTGACACCGTGTACACCAACAACGTCGGCGCGGTTGCCACGACAAGGGTGTTCAGTCGATACGTCACGGCAGTCAGCGGAGTCATCCTGATCGCGCTGGGCTTGGTGCCGAAGCTCGGCGCCTTTGTAGCGGGCCTTCCGGGCCCGGTCATCGGGGGCGTCGGATTGATCATGTTCGCCGTGGTCGCGATCGTCGGAATCAACACACTCCGTCACATCAACCTCGGTGACCCAATCAACATGACTATCGCCTCGGCCACTGTGGGCGTGGGGCTACTCCCTACCTTCATGCCCGGCATGTTCGCTAAGTTCCCCGACTCCACCCAGATCGTGCTGGGCAGCGGTATCACCCTGGCCGCGATCACTGCGTTCACACTCAACCTTGCTCTCAATCACACGGCACTCGGGTTAACGCCCGCCGGGCCATGA
- a CDS encoding acetyltransferase, with the protein MISAVEYAVVNLGAIATLRASTPQLDFLAHHSWYDLDVDSAHRSMASRVLLRSESPEPDFTSNLVIQHFSLGRTEVVRLSELDTTLDIAALGDAVVLNHAVDLNGYLCVDDGTYRADGFQLFVRRSQLAYASADGKSMLSILTATTPEQTWMTTNSEITEMEGRWLQTITNTTSGASQGPTSPESFRCSSPTRY; encoded by the coding sequence ATGATCAGTGCCGTTGAATACGCAGTCGTCAACCTCGGAGCCATCGCCACCCTGCGGGCATCAACACCTCAACTGGATTTCCTTGCCCACCACAGTTGGTATGACCTCGACGTCGACTCCGCACACAGATCGATGGCAAGCCGAGTTCTGCTGCGCTCAGAGAGCCCAGAACCTGACTTCACGTCGAATCTCGTCATCCAGCACTTCAGTCTCGGGAGAACCGAGGTTGTACGACTCTCCGAGCTCGACACAACCCTGGACATCGCTGCTCTTGGTGACGCGGTCGTGCTCAACCACGCCGTCGACCTCAACGGGTACCTGTGTGTCGACGACGGCACGTACAGAGCGGACGGATTTCAATTATTCGTGCGTCGATCGCAGTTGGCCTACGCGTCCGCCGACGGTAAGTCGATGCTGTCGATACTCACTGCTACAACTCCAGAACAAACGTGGATGACCACCAACTCCGAGATCACAGAAATGGAAGGCCGTTGGCTACAGACAATAACCAACACAACAAGTGGCGCGAGCCAAGGACCTACCTCACCGGAAAGTTTTCGATGTTCGTCACCTACCCGCTATTGA
- a CDS encoding adenylate/guanylate cyclase domain-containing protein, with product MPEDPPSRTDSRERPDNADANTPRYTRDELIAELGIESDFAEKAWNAFGFVRRSADDKVATESDVAALRMFAASSGAMPESTQIAMARAIGQTMSRLADWQADQLREIADDPDIPWTLEQMSAALGQVQQLIWRRHMALALERHADHSADEQFDLIVGFADIVGYTSLSRRIDLDDLESLLGSFEDDTFDVVVDHGGRVVKTLGDAVMFTFDDAHAAAAAAIRIHELSENDHLPPLRVGLARGPVLTRLGDVFGEPVNIASRLAGSARPGTTLIDDTIADEISADDRFYLKSMPSLRVRGYKHLKARVLEAHRDGPLSD from the coding sequence ATGCCGGAAGACCCACCGTCGCGCACGGACAGCCGAGAGCGGCCGGACAACGCCGACGCCAACACACCGCGCTATACGCGAGACGAACTGATCGCCGAGCTCGGCATCGAATCCGATTTCGCCGAGAAGGCTTGGAATGCTTTCGGTTTCGTGCGCCGATCCGCCGACGACAAGGTCGCCACCGAGAGTGACGTCGCCGCGCTGCGCATGTTCGCGGCGTCGTCGGGCGCGATGCCGGAGTCGACGCAGATCGCGATGGCACGAGCGATCGGCCAGACCATGTCGCGTCTGGCCGACTGGCAGGCCGATCAACTCCGGGAGATCGCCGACGACCCGGACATCCCTTGGACGCTCGAGCAGATGAGCGCGGCACTCGGCCAGGTCCAGCAGCTGATCTGGCGACGCCACATGGCACTCGCGCTCGAACGTCACGCCGACCATTCCGCGGATGAGCAGTTCGACCTGATCGTCGGGTTCGCCGACATCGTCGGGTACACGAGCCTCTCACGCCGCATCGACCTCGACGACCTCGAATCGCTTCTCGGGTCTTTCGAGGACGACACCTTCGACGTCGTCGTCGACCACGGCGGACGCGTGGTCAAAACACTCGGAGACGCGGTGATGTTCACGTTCGACGACGCACACGCTGCCGCAGCTGCGGCGATCCGCATCCACGAACTGTCCGAGAACGACCATCTACCACCACTTCGCGTCGGCCTCGCCCGCGGCCCGGTGCTGACCCGACTCGGCGACGTCTTCGGCGAACCCGTCAACATCGCTTCTCGCCTGGCCGGATCTGCCCGCCCGGGAACGACTCTCATCGACGACACCATCGCCGACGAGATCAGTGCCGACGACCGGTTCTATCTGAAATCGATGCCCTCACTACGGGTCCGGGGCTACAAACACCTCAAAGCCCGCGTACTCGAAGCACATCGCGACGGCCCGCTCAGCGACTGA
- a CDS encoding 3-hydroxyacyl-CoA dehydrogenase NAD-binding domain-containing protein, whose protein sequence is MSDNMINWEKDADGVVILTMDDPNQGANTMNALYQESMAATVDRLEAEKDDITGVVLTSAKKTFFAGGDLKDMTSDRSDVSKAEIATQITETTNAMKKVLRRLETLGKPVVAAINGAALGGGLEIALHTHYRIAADVKGVQIGLPEATLGLLPGGGGVVRTVRLLGIQNALMGVLLQGQRFNPTKAKETGLVNEVVGSVEELIPAAKAWIKENPEAQQPFDVKGYKIPGGAPTNPAFAANLPALPALLRKQIKGANMPAPRAILAAAVEGAYVDVDTADIIETRYFVSLVTGQVAQNMIKAFFFDLQHINGGGSRPEGYDKFTAKKVGVIGAGMMGAAIAYVSAKAGIEVVLKDIDLEAAKRGKGYSEKLEAKAVAKGKTTQEKSDALLARIHPTVDPADFKGVDLVIEAAFESVEVKHKVFQEIEDIVEPDAVLGSNTSTLPITILAEGVKRSEDFIGIHFFSPVDKMPLVEIIKGEKTSDAVLAKVIDYTLAIRKTPIVVNDSRGFFTSRVIGTFVNEAIAAVGEGVEPAFIEHAGTQAGYPAAPLQLMDELTLTLPQKIRKETEAALKAEGKEVPQHGSNAVVDWMVENGRTAKKDGKGFYDYDENGKRTQLWPGLREQFKSGTTEIPLEDMKERMLFAEALETVKCFDEGVLTSVEDANIGSIFGIGFPAWTGGVIQYINGYEGGVPGFVARAKELAGKYGKHFEPPASLVEKADQGVTKLTNENLTAN, encoded by the coding sequence ATGAGTGACAACATGATCAACTGGGAGAAGGACGCCGACGGCGTCGTCATCCTGACCATGGACGACCCCAACCAGGGCGCGAACACGATGAACGCCCTCTACCAGGAGTCGATGGCTGCGACCGTCGACCGCCTGGAGGCGGAGAAGGACGACATCACCGGTGTCGTGCTGACCTCGGCGAAGAAGACCTTCTTCGCCGGCGGCGACCTCAAGGACATGACGAGCGACCGCTCGGACGTCTCCAAGGCCGAGATCGCCACGCAGATCACCGAGACCACCAACGCCATGAAGAAGGTGCTGCGTCGTCTCGAGACCCTGGGCAAGCCCGTCGTGGCGGCCATCAACGGCGCCGCTCTCGGTGGCGGCCTGGAGATCGCGCTGCACACCCACTACCGCATCGCCGCGGACGTCAAGGGTGTCCAGATCGGTCTGCCCGAGGCCACCCTCGGTCTGCTGCCCGGTGGCGGCGGCGTCGTCCGTACCGTCCGCCTGCTCGGAATCCAGAACGCCCTCATGGGTGTCCTGCTCCAGGGCCAGCGCTTCAACCCGACCAAGGCCAAGGAGACCGGTCTGGTCAACGAGGTCGTCGGCTCCGTCGAGGAACTGATCCCTGCCGCGAAGGCCTGGATCAAGGAGAACCCCGAGGCTCAGCAGCCGTTCGACGTCAAGGGCTACAAGATCCCGGGCGGTGCTCCCACCAACCCGGCGTTCGCCGCGAACCTCCCGGCCCTGCCGGCCCTGCTGCGCAAGCAGATCAAGGGTGCCAACATGCCGGCTCCGCGCGCCATCCTGGCCGCGGCCGTCGAGGGTGCCTACGTCGACGTCGACACCGCCGACATCATCGAGACCCGCTACTTCGTCTCGCTGGTCACCGGCCAGGTCGCACAGAACATGATCAAGGCGTTCTTCTTCGACCTGCAGCACATCAACGGTGGCGGCTCGCGTCCCGAGGGCTACGACAAGTTCACCGCCAAGAAGGTCGGCGTCATCGGCGCCGGAATGATGGGCGCGGCAATCGCGTACGTGTCGGCCAAGGCCGGCATCGAGGTCGTCCTCAAGGACATCGACCTCGAGGCTGCCAAGCGCGGTAAGGGTTACTCGGAGAAGCTCGAGGCGAAGGCTGTCGCCAAGGGCAAGACCACGCAGGAGAAGAGCGACGCGCTCCTCGCCCGCATCCACCCGACCGTCGATCCTGCTGATTTCAAGGGTGTCGACCTCGTCATCGAGGCCGCCTTCGAGTCGGTCGAGGTCAAGCACAAGGTGTTCCAGGAGATCGAGGACATCGTCGAGCCCGACGCCGTCCTGGGCTCCAACACCTCGACGCTGCCGATCACCATCCTCGCCGAGGGCGTGAAGCGGTCCGAGGACTTCATCGGAATCCACTTCTTCTCGCCGGTCGACAAGATGCCGCTGGTCGAGATCATCAAGGGTGAGAAGACCTCGGATGCCGTGCTGGCCAAGGTCATCGACTACACCCTGGCGATCCGCAAGACCCCGATCGTCGTCAACGACAGCCGTGGTTTCTTCACCAGCCGCGTCATCGGCACCTTCGTCAACGAGGCCATCGCGGCCGTCGGCGAGGGCGTCGAACCGGCGTTCATCGAGCATGCGGGCACCCAGGCCGGTTACCCGGCCGCGCCGCTCCAGCTCATGGACGAGCTGACCCTGACCCTGCCGCAGAAGATCCGCAAGGAGACCGAGGCGGCGCTCAAGGCAGAGGGCAAGGAAGTTCCGCAGCACGGCTCGAACGCCGTCGTCGACTGGATGGTCGAGAACGGCCGTACCGCCAAGAAGGACGGAAAGGGCTTCTACGACTACGACGAGAACGGCAAGCGCACCCAGCTCTGGCCGGGTCTGCGTGAGCAGTTCAAGTCGGGTACCACGGAGATCCCGCTCGAGGACATGAAGGAGCGCATGCTCTTTGCCGAAGCCCTCGAGACCGTCAAGTGCTTCGACGAGGGTGTGCTCACCTCCGTCGAGGACGCCAACATCGGTTCGATCTTCGGCATCGGCTTCCCGGCCTGGACCGGTGGTGTCATCCAGTACATCAACGGCTACGAGGGTGGCGTGCCCGGTTTCGTCGCGCGTGCCAAGGAACTTGCCGGCAAGTACGGCAAGCACTTCGAGCCGCCGGCCTCGCTCGTCGAGAAGGCTGACCAGGGTGTCACCAAGCTGACCAACGAGAATCTCACTGCGAATTGA
- a CDS encoding IS30 family transposase: MRSPGRPEPSRAVQRQFWGLIATGMSTAEASVAVGVSVPVGSRWFRHAGGMTPLSLDEPAGRYLSFAEREEIALLRAQQCGVREIARQIGRSPATISRELRRNSATRSGKREYRASVAQWKAEQAAKRPKTAKLVANVELREYVQERLAGTVRSPDGTIVAGPTPPPWKGLNKPHRADRRWSLAWSPEQISQRLRVDFPDDESMRISHEAIYQSLFIEGRGALKRELVACLRTGRALREPRARSRNKPQGHVTSDVVLSQRPPEAHDRAVPGHWEGDLIIGVGRSAIGTVVERRSRATILVHLPRLQGWGEQPPVKNGPALGGYGAIAMNAALTASIAALPQQLRKTLTWDRGKELSAHAQFAMDTGTQVFFADPHSPWQRPSNENTNGLLRQYFPKGTDLSRWSANDLEAIAYTLNNRPRKALGWKTPAEVFEGQLHSLQQPGVAWTD; this comes from the coding sequence ATGCGTTCGCCGGGCCGGCCCGAGCCGTCGCGGGCGGTGCAACGTCAGTTTTGGGGGTTGATCGCGACGGGGATGAGCACGGCGGAGGCGTCGGTGGCGGTCGGCGTGTCGGTGCCGGTGGGGTCGCGGTGGTTCCGCCACGCTGGCGGAATGACGCCACTGAGTCTGGACGAGCCGGCGGGTCGTTACCTGTCGTTCGCTGAACGGGAAGAGATCGCGCTGCTCCGCGCCCAACAGTGTGGTGTGAGAGAGATTGCTCGGCAGATCGGACGCAGTCCGGCAACGATTTCGCGTGAGTTGCGCCGCAACTCCGCTACCAGGAGTGGGAAACGTGAGTATCGAGCCTCGGTGGCGCAGTGGAAAGCTGAGCAGGCCGCCAAGCGCCCGAAAACAGCGAAACTCGTGGCCAACGTCGAGTTGCGGGAGTACGTGCAGGAGCGGTTGGCGGGCACTGTCCGTAGCCCCGACGGCACGATCGTCGCCGGCCCCACGCCGCCGCCGTGGAAGGGGCTCAACAAGCCGCACCGGGCCGACCGGCGGTGGTCTCTGGCATGGAGTCCGGAGCAGATCTCCCAGCGCCTGCGGGTCGATTTCCCCGATGATGAATCCATGCGCATCAGTCATGAGGCAATCTATCAATCCCTGTTCATCGAGGGCCGTGGCGCGCTCAAACGCGAGTTGGTGGCGTGCCTGCGGACCGGGCGGGCATTACGGGAGCCCCGTGCTCGCTCACGCAACAAGCCGCAGGGTCACGTCACCTCCGATGTCGTCCTCAGCCAGCGCCCGCCTGAGGCCCACGACCGTGCTGTCCCCGGCCACTGGGAGGGTGATCTCATCATCGGTGTGGGTCGGTCGGCTATCGGCACTGTTGTCGAACGGCGCAGTCGCGCAACGATTCTAGTCCATCTCCCACGCTTGCAAGGGTGGGGTGAGCAACCGCCGGTGAAGAACGGGCCGGCACTCGGTGGCTACGGCGCCATCGCGATGAACGCGGCACTGACGGCGTCGATAGCGGCGCTGCCGCAGCAGTTGCGCAAGACGTTAACGTGGGATCGCGGTAAGGAACTGTCCGCTCATGCCCAGTTCGCGATGGATACCGGAACGCAGGTGTTCTTCGCCGATCCGCATTCACCGTGGCAGCGACCGTCCAACGAGAACACTAATGGGCTGCTGCGCCAATATTTTCCGAAGGGAACTGACCTGTCACGGTGGTCTGCAAACGACCTCGAAGCCATCGCATACACCCTCAACAACCGTCCCCGAAAGGCCCTCGGCTGGAAGACCCCCGCCGAAGTCTTTGAAGGACAGTTACACTCACTACAACAACCCGGTGTTGCATGGACCGATTGA
- a CDS encoding TetR/AcrR family transcriptional regulator, which yields MPDRRTTRTKGADRKRQLVDSAASLFVQRGYAQVSVADIARAAGVTAPSVYRHFDDKQSLLGEAVLAGVDDLEACTDRALRHGDDAATLISTVCALAVQRPQTASLWRWTSNYLTVEQNKQVALRTREVIGQWAAAILTGRDDLTEREAVQLAWAILSVSGSLTVHHTRMSSARSREEIEKLVRRLLVLSPSTAPPLDTAPVIAGVTRSRRDEILDAAAALFADRGYSDVGVDEIGGAVGIAGPSVYKHFPSKMAILVAIGYRSGARLDAGAMAAYGATDDPAKLLAALVDSYVDVITSTPDLSVSFNNSSVLAGQPGATDLLDIQRRYVARWIDLLVQVDPDLKRDQGAIAVHAALSIVNDAVRMRRGAQSPQFAARMAYLMKGVLAI from the coding sequence ATGCCGGACCGTAGAACGACCCGCACCAAGGGCGCCGACCGCAAGCGACAGCTCGTCGACTCCGCGGCGTCGCTCTTCGTCCAGCGTGGCTACGCACAGGTGTCGGTGGCGGACATCGCCCGCGCGGCCGGCGTCACCGCACCGTCGGTGTACAGGCATTTCGACGACAAACAGTCACTTCTCGGGGAGGCCGTTCTCGCCGGTGTCGACGACCTCGAAGCGTGCACCGATCGCGCGCTTCGTCACGGAGACGACGCCGCGACCCTGATCTCGACCGTGTGTGCGCTCGCCGTCCAGCGCCCGCAGACGGCGTCGCTCTGGCGCTGGACGAGCAACTACCTGACCGTCGAACAGAACAAGCAGGTCGCGCTCCGCACCCGCGAGGTGATCGGGCAGTGGGCGGCGGCGATCCTCACCGGCCGCGACGACCTGACCGAACGCGAGGCGGTCCAGCTCGCGTGGGCGATCTTGAGCGTCAGCGGCAGCCTGACCGTCCATCACACGCGGATGTCGAGCGCTCGTTCCCGGGAGGAGATCGAGAAGCTGGTCCGACGCCTGCTGGTCCTCAGTCCGTCGACCGCGCCCCCGCTCGACACCGCGCCCGTCATCGCCGGTGTGACGCGCTCACGTCGGGACGAGATCCTCGACGCCGCGGCTGCACTCTTCGCCGACCGCGGCTACTCCGATGTCGGCGTCGACGAGATCGGCGGAGCCGTCGGCATCGCGGGACCCAGTGTGTACAAACACTTCCCGTCCAAGATGGCGATCCTGGTGGCCATCGGTTATCGCAGCGGCGCCCGCCTCGACGCCGGGGCGATGGCGGCTTACGGCGCAACCGACGATCCGGCGAAACTCTTGGCGGCACTCGTCGATTCCTATGTCGACGTCATCACCAGCACGCCCGACCTCTCGGTCAGCTTCAACAACTCGTCCGTGCTCGCCGGGCAGCCCGGCGCGACCGACCTCCTCGACATCCAGCGGCGCTACGTCGCGCGGTGGATCGACCTGCTCGTCCAGGTCGATCCCGATCTGAAGCGCGATCAGGGGGCGATCGCCGTGCACGCGGCGCTGTCGATCGTCAACGACGCGGTACGAATGCGCCGAGGTGCGCAGAGCCCACAGTTCGCCGCACGGATGGCCTATCTGATGAAGGGCGTGCTCGCCATCTGA
- a CDS encoding helix-turn-helix domain-containing protein encodes MDVDDQLLLARSLGASIRAARKAAQLTLSELARRTDLSQPFLSQVENGNTTPSVINLHRIAQTLGTTAHDLLEQSNRSPVKVVRAQEARRYNLGPSAVLRFCVTGTRESP; translated from the coding sequence GTGGATGTTGATGACCAGCTGTTGCTCGCGCGGTCTCTGGGAGCCTCGATCCGGGCCGCGCGTAAGGCGGCGCAGCTCACCTTGTCCGAACTCGCACGAAGGACCGATCTCTCCCAGCCCTTCCTGAGTCAGGTGGAAAACGGAAACACGACACCCAGTGTGATCAACCTGCACCGGATTGCGCAGACCCTGGGCACCACCGCGCACGACCTGCTCGAGCAGAGCAACCGGTCGCCGGTCAAAGTAGTCAGGGCACAAGAAGCGCGACGCTACAACCTCGGCCCCTCGGCAGTGTTGCGTTTCTGCGTTACCGGCACCCGTGAATCACCCTAG
- a CDS encoding acetyl-CoA C-acetyltransferase, translated as MPDQAFIYEAIRTPRGKQRGGALHSVKPVDLVSGLIDEVLARHGGLDPADVNDVILGVVSPVGEQGAVIARTAALNSGLPETVPGTQINRFCASGLEATNLAAAKVASGFDDLVLAGGVESMSRVPMGSDGGALFTDPATAYDHYIVPQGIGADLIATIEGFSREDVDAYAAESQARAEKAWTSGYFTKSVVPVKDFNGVTILDHDEHRRPGSTVESLGKLKAAFAALADMAGFDDVALQKYPSVEKINHVHTGGNSSGIVDGSGLVLVGSEEAGKRNGLTPRARVVSFAEVGSEPTIMLTGPTPATELALKKAGLTVDDIDVFELNEAFASVVMKWMKDLKIPHEKVNVNGGAIAMGHPLGATGAMIYGTCLDELERTGGRYGLITLCIGGGMGVATIIERL; from the coding sequence GTGCCTGATCAAGCATTCATCTACGAGGCGATCCGCACGCCTCGTGGCAAGCAGCGCGGCGGTGCGCTGCACAGCGTCAAGCCGGTCGACCTGGTCTCGGGTCTGATCGACGAGGTTCTGGCCCGCCACGGCGGCCTCGATCCCGCCGACGTCAACGACGTCATCCTCGGTGTCGTCTCGCCGGTCGGCGAGCAGGGCGCGGTCATCGCACGTACCGCCGCCCTCAACAGCGGTCTCCCCGAGACCGTCCCGGGCACCCAGATCAACCGCTTCTGCGCCTCGGGCCTGGAAGCCACCAACCTCGCGGCCGCCAAGGTCGCCTCCGGTTTCGACGACCTGGTTCTCGCCGGTGGTGTCGAGTCGATGTCGCGCGTCCCGATGGGCAGCGACGGCGGTGCACTCTTCACCGACCCCGCCACCGCGTACGACCACTACATCGTCCCGCAGGGCATCGGCGCCGACCTGATCGCCACCATCGAGGGCTTCTCGCGCGAGGACGTCGACGCCTACGCCGCCGAGTCGCAGGCTCGCGCCGAGAAGGCTTGGACCAGCGGCTACTTCACCAAGTCCGTGGTGCCGGTCAAGGACTTCAACGGCGTCACCATCCTCGACCACGACGAGCACCGTCGTCCGGGTTCGACGGTCGAGAGCCTCGGCAAGCTGAAGGCCGCCTTCGCCGCCCTCGCCGACATGGCCGGCTTCGACGACGTCGCGCTGCAGAAGTACCCGAGCGTCGAGAAGATCAACCACGTCCACACCGGTGGCAACAGCTCCGGCATCGTCGACGGTTCGGGCCTCGTGCTCGTCGGTAGCGAGGAGGCCGGCAAGCGCAACGGCCTGACCCCGCGCGCCCGCGTCGTCTCGTTCGCCGAGGTCGGTTCCGAGCCCACCATCATGCTCACCGGCCCCACCCCGGCCACCGAGCTGGCGCTGAAGAAGGCCGGCCTGACCGTCGACGACATCGACGTCTTCGAGCTGAACGAGGCCTTTGCCTCGGTCGTCATGAAGTGGATGAAGGATCTGAAGATCCCGCACGAGAAGGTCAACGTGAACGGTGGCGCGATCGCCATGGGTCACCCGCTCGGTGCGACCGGCGCGATGATCTACGGCACCTGCCTCGACGAGCTCGAGCGCACCGGCGGCCGCTACGGCCTGATCACTCTCTGCATCGGTGGCGGCATGGGCGTCGCGACCATCATCGAACGTCTCTGA